A region of Leifsonia xyli DNA encodes the following proteins:
- a CDS encoding non-heme iron oxygenase ferredoxin subunit — protein MAAQRVAAVAELVENQATRVVLDGVPIAVVKDSAGDVHAIGDTCTHGEISLSEGFVEDETLECWAHGSQFSLVTGKPLNLPAYEPVPVFAVEIIDGDVFIDPSVTKETN, from the coding sequence ATGGCGGCCCAGCGGGTCGCGGCCGTCGCCGAGCTCGTCGAGAACCAGGCCACGCGCGTGGTGCTCGACGGCGTGCCGATCGCCGTCGTGAAGGACTCCGCCGGCGACGTCCACGCCATCGGCGACACCTGCACCCACGGCGAGATCTCGCTGTCCGAGGGCTTCGTCGAGGACGAGACCCTGGAGTGCTGGGCCCACGGCTCGCAGTTCTCGCTGGTCACCGGCAAGCCCCTGAACCTCCCGGCCTACGAGCCGGTCCCCGTCTTCGCCGTCGAGATCATCGACGGAGACGTCTTCATCGACCCGAGCGTTACGAAAGAAACGAACTGA
- a CDS encoding Fe-S cluster assembly protein SufD, producing the protein MTQETQTTPAAPTHMRAPVPVQTRSERFTSTEVSEFPAVTGREPMWKYTPVARIQELTTGDLDGSPYVYDVTSAKGVSTLWVGREDSRIGRAGTPEDRASANAWTAFEQALLVSISADLSGDHREVTVSRSGLGSAPRAAHTVVEVAEGATATLILQNTGAAHLTENVEFLLGKDADLTVVSLQEWDDDALHVAAHFARLAEGARLKHVAITLGGGVVRLNPSAHLAGARSDAELLGAYFADATQHLEQQVYVYHDGPETRSRVTYKGALQGEGARTVWIGDVLIGPKAVGTDTYEQNRNLVLTDGARADSVPNLEIETGDIVGAGHASATGRFDDEQLFYLQSRGIPEEEARRLVVRGFLAEIVQQIGSPALQERLQAKIEAELETTSVTAASTEAAH; encoded by the coding sequence ATGACGCAGGAAACGCAGACCACCCCGGCCGCGCCCACGCACATGCGCGCCCCGGTGCCCGTGCAGACCCGCTCGGAGCGGTTCACCTCCACCGAGGTGTCGGAGTTCCCGGCCGTCACCGGGCGCGAGCCGATGTGGAAGTACACCCCCGTCGCCCGCATCCAGGAGCTGACCACCGGCGACCTCGACGGCTCGCCGTACGTCTACGACGTGACCAGCGCCAAGGGCGTCTCGACCCTGTGGGTCGGTCGCGAGGACTCGCGCATCGGCCGCGCCGGCACGCCGGAGGACCGCGCGTCCGCCAACGCCTGGACGGCGTTCGAGCAGGCGCTGCTGGTCAGCATCTCGGCCGACCTCAGCGGCGACCACCGCGAGGTGACCGTCTCGCGGTCGGGTCTCGGCTCGGCTCCGCGAGCGGCCCACACCGTCGTCGAGGTGGCGGAGGGCGCGACCGCGACCCTCATCCTCCAGAACACGGGCGCCGCTCACCTCACCGAGAACGTCGAGTTCCTCCTGGGGAAGGACGCCGACCTGACGGTCGTGTCGCTCCAGGAGTGGGACGACGACGCGCTCCACGTGGCCGCCCACTTCGCGCGGCTCGCCGAAGGCGCCCGTCTCAAGCACGTCGCGATCACCCTGGGCGGCGGCGTCGTGCGGCTCAACCCGTCGGCGCACCTGGCCGGCGCGCGGTCGGACGCCGAGCTCCTCGGCGCGTACTTCGCCGACGCGACGCAGCACCTCGAGCAGCAGGTGTACGTCTACCACGACGGCCCCGAGACCCGCAGCCGCGTGACCTACAAGGGCGCGCTGCAGGGCGAGGGCGCACGCACCGTGTGGATCGGCGACGTGCTCATCGGCCCGAAGGCCGTCGGCACCGACACCTACGAGCAGAACCGCAACCTCGTCCTCACCGACGGCGCCCGCGCCGACTCGGTGCCGAACCTCGAGATCGAGACCGGCGACATCGTCGGCGCGGGCCACGCGAGCGCGACCGGTCGTTTCGACGACGAGCAGCTGTTCTACCTGCAGTCCCGCGGCATCCCGGAGGAGGAGGCGCGCCGACTGGTCGTGCGCGGCTTCCTGGCCGAGATCGTGCAGCAGATCGGCTCGCCGGCGCTCCAGGAGCGCCTGCAGGCGAAGATCGAGGCCGAGCTCGAGACGACGTCCGTGACGGCCGCCTCGACCGAGGCCGCGCACTGA
- a CDS encoding cytochrome oxidase assembly protein, with protein sequence MNRFIAWLPDRVDARLKVIAWIYLVGQVILVGTGGLVRLTASGLGCPTWPKCTADSLVNTPEMGVHGIIEFGNRVLSVLLGLVAIIAFVAILRLRKQRPDLFWLTLIAGLGIPAQAVVGGLSVLSGLNPYVVGLHFVVSIVLVGLCTAFVFRLYTVPGPRVRAVPGWFAGVAHLTSGFVALTILVGILTTGSGPHAGDAHAPRNGLNSEILQHVHAIPAYVTFALTVVLVIGSFRYRTTRVHLFARLLLAVEFAQIVVGLVQANTGLPGTLVGVHMMLAALLASAMTAVVLSLKAPAAQLGLESDSEADVVAA encoded by the coding sequence ATGAACCGCTTCATCGCCTGGCTGCCGGACCGCGTGGATGCGCGCCTGAAGGTGATCGCGTGGATCTACCTCGTCGGTCAGGTGATCCTGGTCGGCACCGGAGGCCTGGTGCGGCTCACGGCCAGCGGACTCGGCTGCCCCACCTGGCCGAAGTGCACGGCGGACTCGCTGGTGAACACGCCGGAGATGGGCGTGCACGGCATCATCGAGTTCGGCAACCGGGTGCTCAGCGTGCTGCTCGGGCTCGTGGCGATCATCGCGTTCGTCGCCATCCTGCGGCTGCGCAAGCAGCGCCCGGACCTGTTCTGGCTGACCCTCATCGCCGGCCTCGGCATCCCCGCTCAGGCGGTGGTGGGCGGCCTCAGCGTGCTCAGCGGCCTGAACCCGTACGTGGTCGGCCTGCACTTCGTGGTCTCGATCGTGCTCGTGGGCCTGTGCACCGCGTTCGTCTTCCGCCTCTACACCGTGCCCGGACCGCGCGTCCGCGCCGTGCCCGGCTGGTTCGCGGGCGTCGCGCACCTCACCAGCGGCTTCGTCGCGCTGACGATCCTCGTCGGCATCCTCACCACCGGCAGCGGACCGCACGCGGGCGACGCGCACGCGCCGCGCAACGGGCTGAACTCCGAGATCCTGCAGCATGTGCACGCCATCCCGGCCTATGTCACCTTCGCGCTGACGGTGGTGCTGGTGATCGGGTCGTTCCGGTACCGCACCACCCGCGTGCACCTCTTCGCCCGGCTGCTTCTGGCGGTCGAGTTCGCGCAGATCGTCGTGGGCCTCGTCCAGGCGAACACGGGCCTGCCGGGCACCCTCGTCGGCGTGCACATGATGCTCGCCGCGCTGCTGGCCTCCGCGATGACCGCCGTCGTGCTGTCGCTCAAGGCGCCCGCGGCGCAGCTCGGACTGG